One stretch of Sinorhizobium fredii DNA includes these proteins:
- a CDS encoding exopolysaccharide production repressor protein, producing MATRRTALPLRLFCIVLALFLCSNALTAYFFSHSIRQVIVATLAGWLLLQISYFGGVLFLIWRSCRIQRVCQTEKPRKKFR from the coding sequence ATGGCAACCAGGAGAACGGCGTTGCCCCTTAGACTCTTCTGTATTGTCCTGGCACTGTTCCTTTGCAGTAATGCTCTGACGGCCTATTTCTTCTCGCATTCCATTCGCCAGGTAATCGTCGCAACGTTGGCTGGTTGGCTGCTTCTTCAGATAAGTTATTTCGGAGGTGTCCTCTTTCTAATCTGGCGGTCTTGCCGCATTCAGAGAGTTTGCCAAACCGAGAAGCCTCGCAAGAAGTTTCGCTAA
- a CDS encoding CCE_0567 family metalloprotein — translation MSDVEELRKKVRKLQSRAGTAKMELHDLAEDLPVNWREIKVVAEKTFDAFAHLDSAKRELSALEDS, via the coding sequence ATGTCGGATGTTGAGGAACTCAGGAAAAAAGTTCGCAAACTGCAGTCGCGAGCCGGAACTGCGAAGATGGAACTACACGATCTTGCCGAGGACCTCCCAGTCAACTGGCGCGAGATCAAGGTGGTCGCCGAGAAGACGTTCGATGCTTTTGCCCACCTGGACTCAGCGAAAAGAGAGCTCAGTGCGCTGGAGGACTCATGA
- the nifX gene encoding nitrogen fixation protein NifX, with product MTAARRLSLVTDAVRPQGPKGETGSLRVAIATQDMKSLNAHFGSAKCFAVYEVTSDGWNFVEAVAFEDVSDESGKHRSEGDDRITPKVEALKGCHLLFCLAIGGPSAAKLVSARIHPIKVPQNQSIEDVLTRTQTMLRTGPPPWLRRVLMEAGAAKKQSFEDED from the coding sequence ATGACAGCCGCCCGCCGACTTTCTCTCGTCACTGACGCGGTTCGCCCACAGGGGCCAAAAGGGGAAACAGGTTCCTTGCGGGTAGCGATTGCCACGCAGGATATGAAGAGCCTCAATGCCCATTTCGGATCGGCGAAGTGCTTCGCCGTCTACGAGGTGACGTCCGATGGTTGGAATTTCGTGGAAGCTGTCGCCTTTGAAGATGTTTCGGACGAGAGCGGCAAGCACCGGAGCGAGGGCGATGACCGCATCACTCCGAAGGTGGAGGCCTTGAAGGGGTGTCATCTCCTATTCTGTCTGGCAATCGGCGGGCCCTCCGCAGCAAAGCTTGTTTCGGCAAGAATCCATCCGATCAAAGTGCCGCAAAACCAGTCCATTGAAGACGTATTAACCCGCACCCAGACCATGCTCAGGACGGGTCCTCCACCCTGGCTGCGCAGGGTGCTGATGGAAGCGGGCGCCGCCAAAAAGCAATCCTTCGAGGACGAGGACTGA
- the nifN gene encoding nitrogenase iron-molybdenum cofactor biosynthesis protein NifN, whose amino-acid sequence MTRILPQTKSVAVNPLKSSQPLGAALAFLGVNDAVPLFHGSQGCTSFALVLLVRHFKEAVPLQTTAMDEVATILGGMDHLEEAILNLKTRTNPELIGVCTTALVETRGEDFARDLANIKMMRAKELAGTEIVLANTPDFEGAIEEGWAKAVTAMIQRITLRGEQARQGKKIAILPGWNLTVADIEHVRETVESFGLKAVILPDLSGSLDGTVPDDRWVPTTYGGTAVKDIQELGTAVQCIAIGEHMRRPAEVLERLTGVPYALFQSLTGLKDTDRFVSLLSALSGAPAPAKIRRRRAQLQDALLDGHFHFGGKKIAIAAEPDQLYQLAIFFTGMGAEISAAVTTTGTSNILEKVPAKQVQVGDLGDLEGLAGGADLLVTHSHGRQAAERLGIPIMRVGFPIFDRLGSQHKLTTLYQGTRDLIFDVANIFQANQHMPTPRSLDPFRNREMPDDSRPPTFSRH is encoded by the coding sequence ATGACCCGCATCCTTCCCCAAACCAAATCGGTGGCGGTCAATCCGCTAAAGTCCTCGCAGCCGCTGGGTGCCGCGCTCGCCTTTCTGGGAGTCAATGATGCGGTGCCCTTGTTCCATGGCAGCCAGGGCTGCACCAGCTTCGCCCTGGTCCTCCTCGTGAGGCACTTCAAGGAAGCCGTCCCGTTGCAGACGACGGCGATGGACGAGGTGGCGACGATCCTAGGCGGCATGGACCATCTGGAAGAGGCGATCCTCAATCTGAAGACGCGCACGAACCCGGAACTAATCGGGGTTTGTACCACTGCGTTGGTGGAAACACGTGGCGAGGATTTTGCAAGGGATCTCGCAAACATCAAGATGATGCGCGCGAAAGAACTCGCAGGCACCGAGATCGTGCTGGCAAACACGCCGGATTTCGAGGGAGCGATCGAGGAGGGCTGGGCCAAGGCTGTCACCGCCATGATCCAAAGGATTACGCTGCGCGGTGAGCAGGCAAGGCAGGGCAAGAAGATCGCGATTCTGCCAGGCTGGAACCTCACGGTCGCTGACATCGAGCATGTGCGCGAGACGGTGGAAAGCTTCGGGCTCAAGGCGGTGATTTTGCCCGACCTTTCCGGCTCGCTCGACGGTACGGTACCTGACGACCGTTGGGTGCCGACCACCTATGGCGGCACGGCCGTCAAGGATATTCAGGAGCTTGGCACGGCTGTGCAATGCATCGCAATCGGCGAGCATATGCGCCGTCCGGCGGAGGTGCTGGAGAGACTGACCGGAGTGCCTTACGCATTGTTCCAGTCGCTCACAGGATTGAAGGACACAGACCGTTTCGTCTCCCTGCTTTCTGCCCTTTCCGGTGCGCCGGCGCCAGCGAAAATCCGTCGTCGCCGCGCACAGCTGCAGGACGCCTTGCTCGACGGGCATTTTCATTTCGGCGGCAAGAAAATTGCCATCGCCGCCGAGCCCGACCAGCTTTACCAGCTTGCCATCTTCTTTACCGGCATGGGCGCAGAAATTTCAGCGGCCGTCACGACAACCGGCACCTCGAACATTCTTGAGAAAGTGCCTGCCAAACAGGTCCAGGTCGGTGATCTTGGCGATCTGGAAGGTCTTGCCGGAGGCGCTGATCTGCTTGTCACCCATTCGCACGGACGCCAGGCGGCCGAGCGCCTGGGCATTCCGATTATGCGCGTGGGGTTCCCGATCTTCGACCGACTGGGCAGCCAGCACAAGCTCACGACCCTCTATCAGGGGACACGCGACCTGATCTTCGATGTCGCCAACATCTTCCAGGCGAATCAGCACATGCCGACGCCTCGATCACTCGATCCGTTCCGCAACCGGGAAATGCCAGATGACAGCCGCCCGCCGACTTTCTCTCGTCACTGA
- a CDS encoding NifX-associated nitrogen fixation protein yields the protein MRSPSVTPVIHAVEADEKALATPFLKSLIRLIRAQDTYGMWEDKSDADLLADFIVTKEQRREIPIIGDPDPDVLWRLQIFYTCAALAIEERSGLLASSTMMMSPEGFGRVVLTTGRLVVLSKTLRDVHRFGFDTLGKLAKAGSKLVDDAIATIEAYPDAARA from the coding sequence ATGAGATCACCGTCGGTTACCCCGGTCATCCATGCCGTCGAGGCGGACGAGAAGGCCCTTGCCACGCCTTTCCTCAAAAGCCTCATACGCCTGATCCGCGCCCAGGACACCTACGGAATGTGGGAGGATAAATCCGACGCCGACCTGCTCGCAGACTTCATCGTCACGAAGGAGCAGCGCCGTGAGATCCCGATCATCGGCGATCCCGATCCAGACGTGCTGTGGAGGCTCCAGATTTTCTACACCTGCGCGGCTCTTGCGATCGAGGAGCGCTCCGGGCTGCTTGCATCGTCGACCATGATGATGAGCCCTGAGGGCTTCGGTCGCGTTGTTCTCACGACCGGGCGATTGGTGGTTCTTTCGAAGACCCTGCGCGATGTCCATCGGTTCGGCTTCGACACACTCGGCAAACTCGCAAAGGCGGGTTCGAAACTGGTCGATGATGCCATAGCGACCATCGAAGCCTATCCCGACGCGGCACGGGCCTGA
- a CDS encoding 1-aminocyclopropane-1-carboxylate deaminase, whose amino-acid sequence MLEKFERYPLTFGPTPIEKLDRLGKHLGGKVEIYAKREDCNSGLALGGNKLRKLEYIIPDAIASKSDTLVSIGGVQSNHTRMVAAVAAKIGMKCVLVQESWVPHEDALYDRIGNILLSRIMGAEVRLVDEGFDIGIRRSWEQAFAEVKQRGDRPYAIPAGASVHKYGGLGYVGFAEEVRAQEKRLGFAFNYVVVCTVTGSTHAGMVVGFAKDGRQRNVIGIDASATPNQTKAQVLQIARHTAKLIDLGMEIADDDVRLFEQYAYPCYGIPSDGTKDAIRLCARLEGIITDPVYEGKSMHAIIDLVQKGFFAEGSKVLYVHLGGAPAVNSYSNTFLNG is encoded by the coding sequence ATGCTGGAAAAATTCGAACGCTACCCGCTTACCTTTGGGCCTACACCGATCGAGAAGCTCGACCGCCTTGGCAAGCATTTAGGCGGAAAGGTGGAAATCTACGCCAAACGCGAAGACTGCAACTCCGGACTCGCGTTAGGCGGGAACAAGCTCCGCAAACTCGAATACATCATCCCCGACGCGATTGCGTCGAAGTCCGATACGCTTGTCTCGATCGGCGGCGTGCAGTCGAACCATACGCGTATGGTCGCCGCGGTCGCGGCTAAGATCGGCATGAAATGCGTCCTGGTGCAGGAGAGCTGGGTACCACATGAGGATGCCCTATATGACCGCATCGGCAACATTCTATTGAGCCGGATCATGGGAGCAGAGGTACGCTTGGTCGATGAGGGCTTTGACATCGGCATCCGCCGCAGTTGGGAACAGGCGTTCGCCGAGGTGAAGCAAAGGGGAGACAGACCCTATGCGATTCCGGCCGGGGCATCTGTTCACAAGTATGGTGGGCTGGGTTACGTCGGGTTCGCGGAGGAAGTGCGCGCACAGGAGAAGCGACTTGGATTTGCCTTCAACTATGTCGTGGTTTGCACGGTGACGGGTTCAACGCACGCGGGCATGGTCGTTGGCTTCGCCAAGGACGGGCGACAGCGAAACGTGATTGGTATCGATGCCTCCGCTACCCCCAACCAGACCAAGGCGCAGGTGCTCCAGATTGCTCGCCACACGGCAAAACTCATCGATCTCGGCATGGAAATCGCGGACGATGATGTGAGATTGTTCGAGCAGTACGCGTACCCATGTTATGGCATTCCGTCCGACGGTACGAAAGACGCCATTCGCCTGTGTGCCCGGCTCGAAGGGATAATTACGGACCCGGTCTATGAGGGCAAATCCATGCACGCAATAATCGACCTCGTCCAGAAAGGCTTCTTTGCGGAGGGATCGAAGGTCCTCTACGTGCATCTCGGCGGCGCGCCGGCGGTCAACAGTTATAGCAATACATTCTTAAATGGCTGA
- a CDS encoding cysteine synthase family protein, whose amino-acid sequence MTSRMRTVREHLHREHLPFSSYSDAYSLPRIIRCGTNLYLAQFAFMKLLPAKYILEQALNRRTLKPDAKVLETSSGTFALGLAVVCREIGLQLEIFTDPVMDRALETRLRSLGAEVFVVTEKAREGGYQRSRLDALHARMTQFGHSCFWPRQYETPDNPAAYKDFADQISEMLGAAVTLVGSVGSGGSTCGTIERLRQKSPAARLIGVDTFNSVIFCQPDGERKLRGLGNSLVPKNVKHELYDEVHFISASLAFAATRALHQRHAIFAGPTSGASYVVGHWRARQFPKETVVVICPDEGHRYVEAVYDHEGLKQNGSSDQGILLDAPASEEHPVTAFPPWNRYFWNRRSREAVLNELESFDEPR is encoded by the coding sequence ATGACCAGTCGTATGAGAACCGTCCGAGAACACTTGCACCGAGAACACCTGCCATTCTCCAGCTATTCTGATGCCTATTCGCTACCGCGCATTATTCGGTGTGGGACAAATCTTTATCTTGCGCAATTCGCATTCATGAAGCTTCTGCCTGCGAAGTATATTCTCGAACAAGCGTTGAATCGGAGGACGTTGAAGCCCGACGCGAAAGTTTTGGAGACGTCGAGCGGGACCTTCGCCCTGGGATTGGCTGTAGTCTGCCGGGAAATCGGATTACAGCTCGAGATTTTTACAGACCCAGTGATGGATAGGGCACTGGAAACCAGGTTGAGATCCCTGGGCGCGGAAGTTTTCGTAGTGACTGAAAAAGCGAGGGAGGGTGGATATCAAAGGAGCCGTCTCGACGCATTGCACGCTAGAATGACACAGTTCGGCCACTCATGTTTCTGGCCTCGTCAATATGAAACACCTGACAATCCGGCAGCCTACAAGGATTTCGCCGACCAGATTTCGGAGATGCTCGGCGCCGCCGTGACGTTAGTGGGGTCTGTTGGATCAGGCGGCTCTACTTGCGGAACAATAGAGCGCCTCCGCCAAAAATCCCCGGCCGCCCGCCTGATCGGAGTGGACACGTTCAATAGCGTCATTTTTTGCCAACCGGACGGCGAAAGAAAACTGCGAGGATTAGGCAATAGTCTTGTCCCCAAGAATGTCAAGCATGAACTATATGACGAGGTGCATTTCATATCGGCATCGCTGGCATTTGCTGCAACGCGTGCCCTCCACCAGCGGCACGCCATTTTCGCCGGTCCAACCTCCGGGGCGAGCTACGTCGTTGGGCACTGGCGCGCTCGACAGTTTCCAAAGGAGACCGTGGTCGTCATATGTCCTGATGAAGGCCATCGCTATGTTGAAGCTGTCTACGATCACGAGGGGCTCAAGCAGAACGGATCTTCGGATCAGGGTATTCTTCTGGACGCTCCGGCTAGCGAGGAGCATCCCGTGACTGCTTTCCCGCCATGGAACAGATATTTTTGGAACCGGAGAAGTCGGGAAGCTGTCCTAAACGAGTTGGAGAGTTTCGATGAACCGAGGTAG
- the nifE gene encoding nitrogenase iron-molybdenum cofactor biosynthesis protein NifE, with the protein MSPLTVKINDVFDEPACEKNRSKDAKARQKGCSKPLTPGAAAGGCAFDGAKIVLQPITDVAHLIHAPLACEGNSWDNRGAASSGQTLWRTSFTTDLTELDVVMGQGERKLFKAIREIKEKYAPPAIFVYSTCVTALIGDDIEAVCKRAAEKFGLPVVPVNAPGFVGSKNLGNKLAGEALLDHVIGTVEPDDIGPHDINILGEFNLSGEFWLVKPLLDRLGIRVRACIPGDARYLDVASAHRARAAMLVCSTALINLARKMEERWDIPFFEGSFYGITDTSEALRQIAKLLVNKGADPELIQRTETLIEKEEAIAWRKLEAYRPRLEGKRVLLNTGGVKSWSVVHALTEIGVEIVGTSVKKSTIEDKERIKQILEDENHMFESMSARELYDLLSEGKADIMLSGGRTQFIALKAKTPWLDINQERHHPYAGYDGMVELVRQIDLAIHNPIWRQVLEPAPWEYQPALEEELPSTQSGPEPLHDCERASLQQPTASASAEVSR; encoded by the coding sequence ATGTCACCGCTCACCGTTAAAATCAATGATGTCTTCGACGAGCCCGCCTGCGAGAAGAACCGCAGCAAGGATGCAAAGGCGCGCCAGAAAGGCTGCTCGAAGCCGCTGACCCCCGGGGCGGCAGCCGGCGGCTGCGCTTTCGACGGGGCCAAGATCGTGCTGCAGCCGATCACCGACGTGGCGCACCTGATCCATGCACCGCTTGCCTGCGAGGGCAATTCCTGGGACAACCGCGGCGCGGCGTCGTCGGGGCAAACGCTATGGCGCACCAGCTTCACGACAGACCTCACCGAGCTCGACGTGGTGATGGGGCAGGGGGAGCGGAAGCTTTTCAAGGCGATCCGCGAGATCAAGGAAAAGTATGCTCCGCCGGCGATCTTCGTCTATTCGACTTGCGTGACGGCACTGATCGGTGACGACATCGAGGCGGTCTGCAAGCGCGCGGCGGAAAAGTTCGGCTTGCCGGTGGTGCCAGTCAACGCGCCAGGCTTCGTCGGCTCCAAAAACCTCGGCAACAAGCTTGCCGGCGAGGCCTTGCTTGATCATGTCATCGGCACGGTCGAGCCCGACGATATAGGGCCTCACGACATCAATATCCTGGGTGAGTTCAACCTTTCCGGCGAGTTCTGGCTGGTGAAGCCGCTCCTTGACCGTCTCGGCATTCGCGTGCGCGCCTGCATTCCGGGTGACGCGCGCTACCTCGACGTGGCCTCCGCGCACCGTGCCCGGGCGGCCATGTTGGTGTGCTCGACGGCGCTCATCAATCTTGCCCGCAAGATGGAGGAGCGCTGGGACATCCCTTTCTTCGAGGGCTCGTTCTACGGCATCACCGACACATCGGAAGCACTCCGGCAAATCGCCAAGCTGCTTGTGAACAAGGGGGCCGATCCGGAGCTGATCCAGCGCACGGAAACCCTGATCGAGAAGGAGGAGGCGATTGCGTGGAGGAAGCTTGAGGCGTATCGGCCGAGGCTTGAAGGCAAGCGCGTGCTGCTCAATACCGGCGGGGTAAAGTCCTGGTCGGTCGTCCATGCGCTGACGGAGATCGGCGTCGAGATCGTCGGCACCTCCGTCAAGAAATCGACCATCGAGGACAAGGAGCGCATCAAGCAGATCCTTGAGGACGAGAACCACATGTTCGAGTCGATGTCTGCGCGCGAGCTTTACGACCTGCTTTCAGAAGGCAAGGCCGACATCATGCTCTCGGGCGGGCGTACGCAATTCATCGCGCTGAAGGCGAAGACTCCTTGGCTCGATATCAACCAGGAACGTCACCACCCCTATGCCGGCTATGACGGCATGGTGGAACTCGTACGTCAGATCGACCTTGCCATTCACAATCCGATCTGGCGCCAGGTGCTGGAGCCGGCACCATGGGAATACCAACCTGCCCTGGAGGAAGAACTGCCTAGCACACAGAGCGGACCCGAGCCACTCCACGACTGTGAAAGAGCATCCCTACAACAGCCGACGGCTTCGGCAAGCGCTGAGGTGAGCCGATGA
- a CDS encoding lyase family protein encodes MNRGSFLFVESNTTGTGELLMKRARVLGFEPYLVTRNPARYPFLEGSVARIIEAETRYPDEIIGVAAKLTRLAGTYSTSDYFVETASRVAKAIGLPAARPDAIATCRNKWKQVTELQRQAISVPETRLATSLRDVENILAQAIFPVVVKPVSGSGSSGVRLCDSAAAVVKAFESAHDVLLDQVDLRSPEILIQQFVEGKEYSAEMIAYDGTLHCLGIIAKHKGPPPCFVEVGHDFPAPLPQSSLDELASFAAGAVSALGLDFGPAHVEFVISDSGPVVIEVNPRLAGGMIPVMLSHALGTSIPDMVIELYGGEAFAPPRPSKRAGAIRFRVAHKSGNLKRLGFSRTPEATVPEAGLLKSEGEELQINGDFRDRVAYAVGVGDELDTAVTAAELMIDSMMINIETTAGEADNKQVAGSSQGKWNLHPEAMKLLAPAIEISRDGRLLRYQSIVDEAHLVMLADQGLISQAAAAGLLKHILNLQDEGFQSLDGRSAPRGLYLAYEAELAARAGPEKAGWLHLARSRNDLNATISILALREAACSMSEQIGIAQDVLLQRVEEASGLIAPLYSQYQIALPGSPGHYLLGVFFALGRERQRLHKLLQEVRSCPMGAGAGGGTSMPIDPMKTATLLGFEQASFNSLDAVASRDLHLQGLSLFVGVSILLSRLAQDLQVWTTREFAFIDVPRNLAGGSSMLPQKRNPFLLEHIKGSASTVLGAYVSAAAASCKAPFSNSIEASNYGCSPLDLAEDALKRAITLTSLILKFMSFNAPSMRENLEDGLAMTTVAAERMSSRGVPFRDAHTQVGEIATRLSQDGCSANCRSELASHLADVLPATLEECRDSLEFGGGPSNRSIDVQVSLARTLFRDAQLKCVNMREGWARAEMQRRQRVKELINEYSAC; translated from the coding sequence ATGAACCGAGGTAGTTTCCTCTTCGTGGAAAGCAACACGACAGGGACTGGCGAGCTATTGATGAAACGGGCAAGAGTCCTAGGCTTTGAACCTTATCTCGTGACGCGTAATCCTGCCCGCTATCCCTTTCTTGAGGGATCCGTCGCAAGAATAATAGAAGCTGAGACGCGTTATCCGGATGAAATCATTGGGGTCGCCGCAAAGCTAACACGTTTGGCAGGGACGTATTCGACGTCGGACTACTTTGTGGAAACAGCGTCAAGAGTCGCGAAGGCGATCGGGTTACCAGCAGCGCGTCCGGACGCCATAGCTACGTGCCGGAACAAATGGAAGCAAGTGACCGAGTTGCAGCGACAAGCAATTTCGGTTCCCGAAACTCGGCTGGCCACTTCCCTCAGAGACGTCGAGAACATTCTTGCCCAAGCTATCTTCCCTGTCGTCGTGAAGCCGGTCTCCGGAAGCGGCAGTAGCGGTGTAAGGCTTTGCGACAGTGCCGCAGCCGTTGTCAAGGCGTTTGAAAGTGCACACGACGTGCTGCTTGATCAAGTGGATTTGCGCAGCCCCGAGATCCTCATTCAGCAATTCGTAGAGGGTAAGGAATACTCTGCAGAAATGATTGCATACGATGGGACGCTACATTGCCTTGGAATTATCGCCAAGCACAAGGGGCCGCCTCCCTGTTTTGTAGAGGTGGGGCACGACTTCCCGGCCCCTCTTCCGCAGTCGTCCTTGGATGAACTGGCTTCTTTTGCCGCAGGCGCGGTATCGGCTCTAGGATTGGACTTCGGACCGGCTCATGTTGAGTTCGTGATATCGGACTCCGGCCCCGTCGTTATTGAGGTCAATCCCAGGCTGGCTGGAGGGATGATTCCAGTTATGCTCTCGCACGCCTTGGGCACATCAATCCCGGACATGGTGATCGAGCTTTATGGCGGTGAAGCGTTTGCACCCCCACGACCGAGTAAAAGGGCGGGAGCTATCCGTTTCCGAGTTGCTCACAAGTCCGGGAACCTAAAACGCTTGGGTTTTTCTCGAACTCCAGAGGCAACTGTGCCCGAAGCGGGTCTTCTGAAATCTGAGGGGGAGGAATTACAGATCAACGGCGACTTCAGAGACCGAGTAGCCTACGCAGTAGGCGTTGGCGATGAACTCGATACCGCTGTCACGGCAGCTGAACTGATGATCGATTCCATGATGATTAATATCGAAACGACTGCTGGCGAAGCAGACAACAAGCAAGTCGCCGGATCAAGTCAGGGCAAGTGGAACCTACATCCCGAAGCGATGAAGTTGCTTGCTCCGGCTATCGAAATCTCGCGTGACGGTCGCCTTCTGCGGTACCAGTCTATCGTAGACGAGGCACATCTGGTGATGCTCGCAGACCAGGGCTTGATCAGCCAAGCCGCCGCAGCCGGTCTACTCAAGCACATCTTGAACCTCCAGGACGAGGGCTTTCAATCTTTGGACGGCCGCAGTGCTCCGCGTGGTCTCTATCTGGCCTATGAGGCCGAACTTGCCGCCAGAGCAGGCCCGGAGAAGGCCGGTTGGCTACACCTTGCGAGGTCTCGAAACGACTTAAACGCGACCATTTCTATCCTGGCTCTTCGGGAAGCGGCGTGTTCCATGTCGGAACAAATAGGAATTGCACAAGATGTCCTGCTTCAGCGAGTCGAAGAAGCGTCGGGACTTATAGCTCCACTGTACAGTCAATACCAAATTGCACTTCCAGGATCGCCGGGACACTACCTGCTCGGGGTCTTCTTCGCTCTCGGGCGCGAACGCCAGCGGCTTCATAAACTTCTTCAAGAGGTCAGGAGTTGCCCCATGGGGGCCGGAGCCGGCGGTGGCACCAGCATGCCGATAGATCCAATGAAAACCGCTACGCTTCTGGGATTCGAACAGGCGTCGTTCAACTCTCTTGATGCGGTTGCGAGCCGAGATCTACATCTACAGGGCCTTTCACTCTTTGTTGGCGTGTCAATCTTGCTCAGTCGTTTGGCTCAGGACCTGCAGGTTTGGACGACGCGTGAGTTCGCCTTCATCGACGTTCCTCGCAATCTTGCCGGCGGTTCTTCCATGTTGCCTCAAAAGAGGAACCCATTTCTGCTTGAACACATTAAGGGATCAGCAAGCACAGTGCTCGGCGCCTACGTTTCCGCGGCAGCGGCTAGCTGCAAAGCGCCTTTCAGTAACTCGATCGAAGCAAGCAATTACGGCTGCTCCCCGCTCGACCTTGCGGAGGATGCCCTCAAACGGGCCATCACGCTTACATCGCTGATATTGAAGTTCATGTCCTTCAATGCGCCATCAATGCGGGAAAACCTGGAAGACGGCTTGGCAATGACAACCGTCGCCGCCGAACGAATGTCCTCGCGAGGGGTTCCATTTAGGGATGCCCACACACAAGTGGGGGAGATCGCAACGCGCCTTTCTCAAGATGGCTGCTCAGCAAACTGCCGAAGCGAGCTTGCCAGCCACCTAGCTGATGTGTTGCCGGCGACTCTTGAGGAGTGCAGGGACTCTTTGGAGTTCGGAGGCGGACCCAGCAATCGGTCGATCGATGTCCAGGTATCTTTGGCAAGAACGCTCTTTAGGGATGCGCAACTGAAATGCGTAAACATGCGGGAGGGCTGGGCACGTGCCGAGATGCAGCGCAGACAGAGGGTGAAAGAGCTCATAAATGAATATTCTGCTTGTTGA
- the fdxB gene encoding ferredoxin III, nif-specific: MTSPFLTRDGSNWMPEYLTAIDGTTCIGCGRCFKVCSREVMHLYGVDDAGEVLGICDDEDDDFDGELNRMIMVVDQAGRCIGCGACARVCPKNCQTHVAADKIAA, translated from the coding sequence ATGACGAGCCCTTTCCTTACCCGCGACGGCTCGAACTGGATGCCCGAATATCTGACTGCTATCGATGGCACGACCTGCATCGGCTGCGGCCGCTGCTTCAAGGTCTGCTCGCGCGAGGTCATGCACCTTTACGGCGTCGATGACGCGGGTGAAGTCCTTGGCATCTGCGACGACGAGGACGATGACTTCGATGGCGAGCTCAATCGCATGATCATGGTCGTCGACCAGGCCGGCCGTTGCATCGGATGTGGAGCCTGCGCCCGCGTCTGCCCGAAGAACTGTCAGACCCATGTTGCGGCTGACAAGATTGCTGCCTGA